The Candidatus Deferrimicrobiaceae bacterium genomic sequence GGTGTCCTTGCCGACCGAGTCGTAGACGACCGGCACCCCCTCCCCGTGCGTGATCTCCAGAACGCGGGCCACGACATCTTCCTTGCGGTAGTCGATGCAATGGTCGGCGCCGTTCCGGTTCGCCGTCTCGCATTTCCCGGCGGAACCGGCCGTGCCGATGACCGTGGCCCCGAGCTTTTTCAGCCACCGGCACGCGATCGTCCCGACCCCGCCGGCCGCGGCGTGGAACAGCACCGTGTCGCCCGGCTGCACCCTGTAGGTCCGCCGGACCAGGTACTGGACCGTCAGCCCCTTGAGCATCATCGCGGCGGCCTGCTCGAACGAGATCCCGTCAGGGAGGCGGCAGAGCCGGTCGGCGGAAAGGTTGCGGACTTCGCAGCCTGCGCCGGCGACCATCGCATAGGCCACGCGATCGCCCGGCTTGACCTCCGTCACACCCTCGCCCACCGCCTCGACTACGCCCGCCCCCTCGTTGCCCACGATCGCCGGAAGCGGCACCTTGTACAACCCGCTCCGTTGGTAGACGTCGACGAAGTTGACGCCGATCGCCGCATGGCGGACACGCGCCTCGCCGGGCCCCGGCGCCTCCACGTCGACCGTTTCCCACTTCAGCACTTCAGGCCCGCCGTATTCGTGGAACCGGATTGCGCCGGCCATGGGGCACCTCTGTTTTCTGGGATGCGACGCAAGAGACGGGGGGTTCGGCCCGAACGCGAAAAGCCCGTGGCCTCCCCGATATCGACGGGCGAAGCCACGGGCTCTGGCGATCGGTCCCC encodes the following:
- a CDS encoding quinone oxidoreductase, encoding MAGAIRFHEYGGPEVLKWETVDVEAPGPGEARVRHAAIGVNFVDVYQRSGLYKVPLPAIVGNEGAGVVEAVGEGVTEVKPGDRVAYAMVAGAGCEVRNLSADRLCRLPDGISFEQAAAMMLKGLTVQYLVRRTYRVQPGDTVLFHAAAGGVGTIACRWLKKLGATVIGTAGSAGKCETANRNGADHCIDYRKEDVVARVLEITHGEGVPVVYDSVGKDTFETSLRCLRPFGLLVSFGNASGPVALFDLGVLARHGSLYVTRPTLASYAARRADLEAMAGELFDVVLSGAVKIEIGQRYPLREAARAYRDLEERRTTGSSILLPDAEASA